One Mobula birostris isolate sMobBir1 chromosome 4, sMobBir1.hap1, whole genome shotgun sequence DNA window includes the following coding sequences:
- the LOC140196481 gene encoding uracil nucleotide/cysteinyl leukotriene receptor-like, producing MFTEAARQDPGKTTMAYPILPNNASGPQCTEESTEENLFFSSFYGVVFVLAFVGNILAVWVFSCDNHTNTTTNIYLMHLAVADLSYVLILPMRMVYHLSQNHWPFGEVPCRITGFLFYLNMYASIFFLTCISADRFLAIVYPVRSMRVRKPLYANIACVVLWVLVVLGVAPMLGTPQTLQSSNTTTVCLQLYREKTSSFALVPLTVGFVVPFVITVTCYLLIIHSLRRGNRIERHLKDKAIKMIILVLTIFLVCFVPYHINRYLYILSTSSVPSSCRDRRLIALSNRITSCLTSLNSCLDPVVYFFVGEKFRERFCHFVCGRRKRTQSVSHETKTNESSLSGKSEL from the coding sequence ATGTTCACTGAAGCTGCACGCCAAGACCCGGGAAAGACTACTATGGCGTACCCCATCCTACCCAACAATGCCAGCGGGCCCCAGTGCACTGAGGAGAGCACCGAAGAGAACCTGTTCTTCTCCTCCTTCTACGGGGTAGTGTTTGTGTTGGCATTTGTGGGCAACATCCTCGCAGTGTGGGTCTTCTCCTGCGATaaccacaccaacaccaccaccaACATATACCTGATGCACCTGGCGGTGGCCGACCTGTCCTACGTGCTCATCCTCCCCATGAGGATGGTGTATCACCTGAGCCAGAACCACTGGCCCTTCGGAGAGGTGCCCTGCCGCATCACTGGCTTCCTCTTCTACCTCAACATGTACGCCAGCATCTTTTTCCTGACCTGCATTAGCGCCGACCGCTTCCTGGCTATCGTCTACCCAGTCAGGTCCATGCGCGTCCGTAAGCCGCTCTACGCCAACATTGCCTGCGTCGTCCTCTGGGTGCTGGTGGTTCTGGGGGTGGCTCCCATGCTAGGAACCCCCCAGACCCTGCAGAGCAGCAACACCACCACTGTGTGTCTGCAGCTGTACCGCGAGAAGACGTCCAGCTTTGCTCTGGTGCCCCTAACGGTCGGCTTCGTGGTCCCATTTGTCATCACGGTCACCTGCTACCTGCTCATCATCCACAGTCTGCGCAGGGGCAACCGAATCGAGAGGCACTTGAAGGACAAGGCCATAAAGATGATAATCCTGGTGCTCACCATCTTCCTTGTCTGCTTTGTGCCCTACCACATCAACCGCTACCTGTACATCCTGTCCACCAGCTCAGTCCCCTCCAGCTGCCGGGACAGGAGGCTCATCGCCCTCAGCAACCGCATCACGTCCTGCCTGACCAGCCTCAACAGCTGCCTTGACCCCGTGGTCTACTTCTTCGTTGGGGAGAAGTTCCGTGAGCGCTTCTGCCACTTTGTGTGTGGCCGCAGGAAGAGGACGCAGTCTGTCAGCCATGAGACCAAGACAAATGAGAGCTCGCTCAGCGGCAAGTCAGAGCTTTAG